From one Formosa sediminum genomic stretch:
- a CDS encoding HTTM domain-containing protein: MRKTTNPAPLVVFRVCFGLLMCASLISFWKKGWVESLYLEPKFHFTFYAFEWVKPFGMYTYALFAICALASVFVAFGFKYRIAIVTFFLSYTYIQFMDKTVYQSSSYFIMLVSFLMIFLPANAAFSIDSLRSRRSYRTIPKWCIDSVQLMFVIVFFYSGLAKLNSDWLGRAMPVELWLATNKNIPLIGDAMLQSTWLPYVVSWCLMLIDLTLPVLLIYSRTRILGFVLLISSQLLSQMLFPWGIFPLILICCSPIFFCAEWHQKALLILRAILSPIQNVFKMNSALKRTKDFQYKTPLPILVLGVFFVFQLLFPLRYMLYDGELFWTGEGYLFSWRTALIERSGTITFHVVDSDTGESYKVNNTDFLTARQEKHMSYQPDFILEYAHELGRCFITKGHNNIEVYAESYVSLNGRPSAPYVNPKVDLFKEKESLKHKTWILPFQDKIKGF, from the coding sequence ATGCGTAAAACCACTAACCCTGCTCCGTTAGTGGTGTTTAGGGTGTGTTTTGGATTGTTAATGTGTGCAAGTTTAATAAGTTTTTGGAAAAAAGGTTGGGTAGAATCTTTGTATTTAGAACCTAAATTTCATTTTACATTTTATGCTTTCGAATGGGTTAAACCTTTTGGTATGTATACATATGCTTTGTTTGCTATCTGTGCTTTAGCATCTGTATTCGTGGCCTTCGGATTTAAATATAGAATTGCCATAGTTACGTTTTTCTTAAGCTATACTTACATTCAGTTTATGGACAAGACTGTCTACCAATCGTCTTCGTATTTTATAATGTTAGTCAGTTTTTTAATGATTTTTTTACCTGCAAATGCGGCTTTTTCTATAGATTCATTACGGTCCAGGCGGTCGTATCGTACCATTCCAAAATGGTGTATAGACAGTGTGCAATTAATGTTTGTTATTGTATTTTTTTATTCTGGTTTAGCAAAATTAAATTCGGATTGGTTAGGGCGTGCCATGCCGGTAGAGCTTTGGTTAGCTACAAACAAAAACATTCCGCTAATAGGTGATGCTATGCTACAGTCTACTTGGTTACCTTATGTTGTGTCTTGGTGTCTTATGCTTATAGATTTAACACTACCTGTTCTATTAATATACAGCCGTACCCGTATTCTTGGATTTGTACTTTTAATATCTAGTCAGCTACTATCGCAAATGTTATTTCCATGGGGTATATTTCCTTTAATTTTAATTTGTTGTTCCCCAATCTTTTTCTGTGCAGAATGGCATCAAAAAGCCCTTTTAATTTTACGTGCCATATTATCGCCCATACAAAATGTATTTAAGATGAATTCAGCATTAAAAAGGACTAAGGATTTCCAATATAAAACCCCTTTACCCATATTAGTATTGGGAGTGTTTTTTGTATTCCAATTGCTGTTTCCTTTGCGTTATATGTTGTACGACGGTGAGTTGTTTTGGACTGGTGAAGGTTATCTTTTTTCTTGGAGAACAGCACTAATAGAACGTTCGGGAACAATTACATTTCATGTGGTCGATTCTGATACAGGGGAGTCCTATAAAGTAAATAATACAGACTTCTTAACAGCAAGACAAGAAAAACATATGAGCTATCAACCCGATTTTATTTTAGAATATGCACATGAACTTGGTAGGTGTTTTATTACTAAAGGCCATAACAATATAGAAGTTTATGCAGAAAGTTATGTGTCGTTAAACGGTAGGCCGAGTGCTCCCTATGTAAATCCTAAAGTAGATTTGTTTAAAGAAAAAGAATCATTAAAGCATAAAACATGGATCTTACCATTTCAAGATAAAATAAAAGGATTTTAA
- the guaB gene encoding IMP dehydrogenase, whose product MTAHENKILGEGLTYDDVLLVPAYSEILPREVNIQTKFTRNITINVPIISAAMDTVTESAMAIAMAREGGIGVLHKNMTITKQAQEVRKVKRAESGMIIDPVTLPLTAKVIDAKNCMKEHSIGGIPIVDEAGKLKGIVTNRDLRFEHKNDRPIVEIMTSENLVTAAEGTSLKDAEVILQEKKIEKLPVVDAEYNLIGLITFRDITKLTQKPHANKDVYGRLRVAAAIGVTGDAVDRAEALYNAGIDAIIIDTAHGHTKGVVNVLKEVKKKFPNLDVVVGNIATGAAAKYLVEAGADAVKVGIGPGSICTTRVVAGVGFPQFSAVLEVAAAIKGSGVPVIADGGIRYTGDIPKAIAAGADTVMLGSLLAGTKESPGETIIFEGRKFKSYRGMGSVEAMKEGSKDRYFQDVEDDIKKLVPEGIVGRVDYKGELFESIHQFVGGLRAGMGYCGSKDIETLKETGRFVKITASGINESHPHDVTITKESPNYSR is encoded by the coding sequence ATGACAGCACACGAAAACAAAATTCTAGGAGAAGGACTAACCTACGACGACGTTTTATTAGTTCCAGCATATTCAGAAATTTTACCTAGAGAGGTAAATATCCAAACAAAATTTACGCGTAATATTACAATTAACGTACCTATAATTTCTGCAGCTATGGATACTGTTACAGAAAGTGCTATGGCTATAGCAATGGCTAGAGAGGGTGGTATTGGAGTTTTGCATAAAAACATGACCATTACCAAGCAAGCTCAAGAAGTACGTAAGGTAAAGCGAGCAGAAAGTGGTATGATTATCGATCCGGTAACATTACCTTTAACTGCAAAAGTTATCGATGCTAAGAACTGCATGAAAGAACATAGTATTGGAGGTATTCCTATTGTAGATGAAGCAGGTAAATTAAAAGGGATTGTTACCAATAGAGATTTGCGTTTCGAACATAAAAATGATCGACCTATAGTGGAAATTATGACGTCTGAAAACCTTGTGACTGCTGCCGAAGGAACATCTCTAAAAGATGCTGAGGTTATTTTACAAGAAAAGAAAATTGAAAAACTTCCTGTTGTAGATGCTGAGTATAACCTTATTGGATTAATTACATTTAGAGATATTACAAAACTTACACAAAAACCTCATGCAAATAAAGATGTGTATGGTCGTTTACGAGTTGCAGCAGCAATTGGAGTAACTGGAGATGCTGTAGATCGTGCTGAAGCGTTGTATAATGCAGGCATAGATGCAATTATTATCGATACTGCTCACGGACATACCAAAGGTGTTGTTAATGTACTTAAAGAAGTTAAAAAGAAATTTCCAAATTTAGATGTTGTAGTTGGAAATATAGCAACAGGTGCAGCGGCTAAATATTTAGTTGAAGCAGGTGCAGATGCAGTTAAAGTTGGAATTGGTCCTGGATCTATATGCACAACACGTGTGGTTGCTGGTGTTGGGTTTCCTCAGTTTTCTGCAGTACTAGAAGTTGCAGCTGCAATTAAAGGATCTGGAGTGCCTGTAATAGCAGATGGTGGAATTCGTTATACAGGAGATATCCCTAAAGCAATTGCTGCTGGAGCAGATACTGTGATGTTGGGCTCCTTATTAGCCGGTACTAAAGAATCGCCTGGTGAAACGATTATTTTTGAAGGAAGAAAATTTAAGTCTTACCGAGGTATGGGATCTGTAGAAGCTATGAAAGAAGGTAGTAAAGACAGATATTTTCAAGATGTAGAAGACGATATAAAAAAATTAGTTCCAGAAGGTATTGTAGGCCGTGTAGATTACAAAGGCGAATTGTTTGAAAGTATACATCAGTTTGTTGGTGGGTTACGTGCTGGTATGGGATATTGCGGATCTAAAGATATTGAAACATTAAAAGAAACAGGACGCTTTGTAAAAATCACAGCGAGTGGTATTAATGAAAGTCACCCTCACGATGTAACCATAACAAAAGAGTCTCCTAATTATTCAAGATAA
- a CDS encoding sterol desaturase family protein, whose product MESKVSTKYAHGQAQIFKNPFLERLTKTNPLSNAIVYGLTITLLLYYAIGVQKLNLLYTIALFAFGMVFWTFAEYILHRYVFHWVTEAAWSKRFHFIMHGSHHEYPRDKERLLMPPVPGLILAILLFGIFYVVFWLFNITQWVYGFFPGFFSGYLMYSFVHRATHVMRPPKRFKKLWLHHSLHHYKYPDKAFGVSNRFWDRVFGTMPPKQ is encoded by the coding sequence ATGGAATCAAAAGTTTCAACAAAATATGCACATGGTCAGGCGCAAATTTTTAAGAATCCATTTTTAGAACGCCTCACTAAAACCAATCCACTATCTAATGCTATAGTATACGGACTCACGATTACTTTATTACTCTATTATGCTATTGGAGTACAAAAACTAAACCTATTATATACCATTGCTTTATTTGCTTTTGGCATGGTGTTTTGGACATTTGCTGAATATATTTTACACCGGTATGTATTCCATTGGGTTACAGAAGCCGCATGGTCTAAACGGTTTCATTTTATTATGCATGGCTCGCATCATGAATATCCTCGAGATAAAGAACGCTTATTAATGCCTCCTGTACCTGGGCTAATTTTGGCAATTTTGCTATTTGGTATCTTTTATGTAGTGTTTTGGCTATTTAATATAACGCAATGGGTATACGGGTTTTTTCCTGGTTTTTTTAGTGGATATTTAATGTATTCTTTTGTGCATCGTGCAACACATGTTATGAGACCGCCTAAACGATTTAAAAAGTTATGGTTACATCATAGTTTACACCATTACAAATATCCAGATAAAGCGTTTGGCGTATCTAATAGATTTTGGGATCGTGTATTTGGTACTATGCCACCAAAACAATAG
- a CDS encoding AI-2E family transporter yields the protein MLNDRRTTNFLLLIIVIPLIFYLLKILSFIFVPLIFSMFIALLFLPIMRWLTKRNLPKAVSIIVIVLIILVFFKLLGHLVHLSSKEILSTSDAFIFKAEEKIKLLISSLETFFGTDLLKDNISISEQLLDKDTLVNNFGPTVNFLQSTITMMLMTAFFVVLWLAESINVHNLLNRTILKQKHTSIKTFMKIEKDLIKFIKVKVFVSLMTGIFTGLACYAFDVSFPIFWGLFAFIINFIQMVGSFATVILLSIFAFVEIEITSTLVFFIMSITGVQVLFGTILEPIFMGKSFSINIITVLVMLMLWGFIWGIPGLIMAIPITVFVKIILEQFPSTKLIAGILSKG from the coding sequence ATGTTAAACGATAGACGAACAACTAATTTTCTCCTACTTATTATAGTTATTCCTTTAATATTTTATTTGCTAAAAATATTATCATTTATTTTTGTACCTCTTATTTTTTCAATGTTTATTGCCTTGCTATTTTTACCTATAATGCGTTGGCTAACTAAGCGTAATTTACCTAAGGCGGTTAGTATTATTGTAATTGTACTAATTATTCTTGTATTTTTTAAACTCTTAGGGCATTTAGTTCATTTATCTAGTAAAGAAATCTTATCGACTAGCGATGCTTTTATTTTTAAAGCTGAAGAAAAAATCAAGCTCTTGATTTCTAGTTTAGAAACCTTTTTTGGTACAGATTTATTAAAGGACAATATTAGTATTTCTGAACAATTGCTAGATAAAGACACCTTAGTAAATAATTTTGGACCAACAGTAAATTTTTTACAATCGACAATAACCATGATGTTAATGACTGCTTTTTTTGTAGTGTTGTGGTTAGCCGAATCTATAAACGTTCACAATTTATTAAATCGTACCATCTTAAAACAGAAACACACCTCTATTAAAACTTTTATGAAAATTGAAAAAGATTTGATAAAGTTTATTAAAGTAAAAGTTTTTGTAAGCTTAATGACAGGTATTTTTACTGGATTAGCCTGTTATGCTTTTGATGTAAGTTTTCCTATTTTCTGGGGTTTATTTGCATTTATAATTAACTTTATACAAATGGTTGGTTCTTTTGCCACGGTTATATTACTATCTATATTTGCGTTTGTTGAAATAGAAATTACTAGTACTTTAGTCTTTTTTATAATGAGTATTACCGGGGTTCAGGTATTATTTGGTACCATTTTAGAACCCATATTTATGGGTAAATCGTTTTCTATTAATATCATTACCGTTTTAGTTATGTTAATGTTATGGGGCTTTATTTGGGGAATTCCAGGTTTAATTATGGCTATTCCTATTACTGTATTTGTTAAGATTATTCTTGAACAATTTCCAAGCACCAAGCTTATAGCAGGAATTTTATCTAAAGGATAA
- a CDS encoding peptidylprolyl isomerase, producing MNFRSILLLLLLTVSTLSTAQITSEDILFTVDDTPVYASEFIRVYNKNLDLVKDESQKDVDAYLQLFINYKLKLAEAKTLKLDEKGSYKRELKSYRNQLAQNYLTDNTVTEELIEEAYQRTKQLVKARHILVRIDDTTPDKDTLAAYMKIIKLRSRLIDEGFDNVKKDVHDGKTIFVEDLGYFSAFKMVYSFENAAYNTQVGDVSQPFRTRFGYHVIQVLDKRPSLGAVHVSHIMVAKNKTGDTISDPEIRINEIYKKLNQGERFESLAKQFSDDKSSAEKGGELAPFSKGQLASPEFEDAAFNLALVGEVSEPFKTDFGWHIIKLLDKKPVPPLEDIKAELEEKVKQDSRSKIINDTRIQDLKTRYNIPDTQPALPYFVKILNNNYFNNTWELPKKFTADKLFLTIGEQTYTYQDFGDYLLKRQGLYSDQLSFNKIIDHNYNLFLDERLKAYQDANLENENKEFANIVSEYRDGLLLFELMENEIWNAGTKDTLAIQDYYKANKDKYFWNTRIDAVIAASAERKYIKKAAKLLKKGVPIEDIKTKLNVNDKIHVIFTTGIFEQHHQGLPNNFEFKTGMSEIYKFNDGYIVAKVNQVLPKTLKSYEEAKGNVISDFQADKEERWMQGLHAKYTVSVNETVLTKVRNQINNQ from the coding sequence ATGAATTTTAGATCCATTTTATTGTTGCTGTTATTAACTGTTTCTACTTTAAGTACAGCACAAATAACTTCAGAAGATATTCTTTTTACTGTAGATGATACTCCAGTTTACGCTTCAGAATTTATAAGAGTTTATAATAAAAATTTAGATCTTGTTAAAGACGAATCGCAAAAAGATGTAGATGCCTATTTACAACTTTTCATTAATTATAAATTAAAATTAGCAGAGGCTAAAACTTTAAAATTAGACGAAAAGGGGTCGTATAAAAGAGAATTAAAATCCTACCGAAATCAATTAGCTCAAAATTATTTAACAGACAACACAGTTACAGAAGAGTTAATTGAAGAAGCGTACCAACGTACAAAACAATTGGTTAAAGCTAGACATATTTTAGTGCGCATAGATGATACTACTCCAGATAAAGATACCTTGGCCGCCTACATGAAAATTATTAAATTAAGAAGCCGTTTGATTGATGAAGGTTTCGATAATGTAAAAAAAGACGTACATGATGGTAAAACAATCTTTGTAGAAGATTTGGGTTATTTTTCAGCTTTTAAAATGGTGTATAGTTTTGAGAATGCTGCTTATAATACGCAAGTAGGAGATGTTTCACAACCCTTTAGAACACGTTTTGGTTATCATGTTATACAAGTTTTAGACAAGCGCCCTTCACTAGGGGCTGTACACGTGTCTCACATCATGGTAGCAAAAAACAAAACTGGAGATACCATATCAGATCCAGAAATACGAATTAATGAGATTTATAAAAAATTAAATCAAGGGGAACGTTTTGAAAGTTTAGCAAAACAATTCTCAGACGATAAAAGTTCGGCAGAAAAAGGCGGGGAGTTAGCACCTTTTTCTAAAGGACAATTGGCTTCACCTGAGTTTGAAGATGCTGCCTTTAATCTCGCACTTGTAGGTGAAGTATCAGAGCCTTTTAAAACTGACTTTGGTTGGCATATTATTAAACTTTTAGATAAAAAACCAGTTCCACCGCTAGAAGATATTAAAGCAGAATTAGAAGAAAAAGTAAAACAAGATAGCCGTTCTAAAATTATTAATGACACACGTATTCAAGATTTAAAAACAAGATATAATATTCCCGATACGCAACCTGCGTTACCTTATTTTGTTAAAATTTTAAACAACAACTATTTCAATAATACATGGGAGCTTCCTAAAAAATTTACAGCAGATAAATTGTTTTTAACAATTGGAGAGCAAACATACACCTATCAGGATTTTGGAGATTACCTATTAAAACGTCAGGGTTTGTATTCCGATCAGCTTAGTTTTAATAAAATTATAGACCACAATTATAATTTGTTTTTAGACGAACGTTTAAAAGCATATCAAGATGCTAACCTAGAAAACGAAAACAAAGAGTTTGCAAATATTGTTAGCGAATATAGAGATGGCTTACTACTATTTGAATTGATGGAAAATGAAATTTGGAATGCAGGAACTAAAGACACCTTGGCCATTCAAGATTATTACAAAGCAAATAAAGATAAGTACTTTTGGAATACTAGAATAGATGCAGTTATTGCAGCTTCTGCAGAACGAAAATATATAAAAAAGGCAGCAAAACTGTTAAAAAAAGGTGTGCCTATAGAAGATATTAAAACAAAGCTTAATGTAAACGACAAAATTCATGTTATCTTTACCACTGGAATTTTTGAACAACATCACCAAGGCCTTCCTAATAATTTTGAATTTAAGACAGGAATGTCTGAAATTTATAAATTTAATGATGGTTACATAGTAGCTAAGGTTAATCAAGTGCTCCCTAAAACCCTCAAATCTTACGAAGAAGCCAAAGGCAATGTAATTAGCGATTTTCAAGCTGATAAAGAAGAGCGATGGATGCAAGGTTTACATGCTAAATATACGGTGTCAGTCAACGAGACGGTATTAACAAAAGTAAGAAATCAAATTAATAATCAATAA
- a CDS encoding peptidyl-prolyl cis-trans isomerase, whose amino-acid sequence MKIRILIGLLLLSVSACQWFKTQDERVAVARVNDTYLYQDDINNLVPENMSKEDSTLIVQNFINRWATQELLVEGAKRNLQESKLKDFQQLVNQYKKDLYSKAYLEALVKQSIDTTVSLSEAEEYYKANGEAFKLNEDLIKFRYINLDENRLDFKELKTKFERFNAADRRELDSISIQFKSYALNDTVWIRARQVLNKLPVVSVENKDQLLKKSNFIQLKDSLGVYLMRVNDVLLRGSKAPLEYVKPTIDQIVINKRKLELIRDLEKDITKDAIKNKQFEIYN is encoded by the coding sequence TTGAAAATTAGAATTTTAATAGGACTACTGTTACTCAGTGTAAGTGCATGTCAATGGTTTAAAACTCAAGACGAGCGCGTTGCTGTGGCTCGTGTTAACGACACCTATTTATATCAAGACGATATTAATAATTTGGTGCCTGAAAACATGTCAAAAGAAGACAGCACGTTAATTGTGCAAAACTTTATCAATCGCTGGGCCACTCAAGAGTTATTGGTAGAAGGAGCAAAGCGTAATTTGCAAGAATCTAAGCTAAAAGACTTTCAGCAACTCGTTAATCAATATAAAAAAGATTTATATTCTAAAGCATATTTAGAAGCTTTAGTAAAGCAAAGTATAGATACAACAGTATCACTTTCTGAAGCCGAAGAATATTATAAAGCAAATGGAGAAGCGTTTAAATTAAATGAAGATTTAATAAAATTTAGATATATAAACTTAGACGAAAATAGGTTGGATTTTAAGGAGTTAAAAACAAAATTCGAGCGTTTTAATGCAGCAGATAGACGGGAATTAGATTCCATTTCTATTCAGTTTAAATCTTATGCTCTAAACGACACCGTGTGGATACGCGCAAGGCAAGTGTTAAATAAGTTACCAGTAGTTTCTGTTGAAAATAAAGACCAACTGTTAAAAAAATCTAATTTTATACAACTCAAAGATTCTTTAGGAGTATATTTGATGCGCGTAAACGATGTTTTATTGCGGGGTAGTAAAGCACCTTTAGAGTATGTGAAACCTACCATTGATCAAATCGTGATCAACAAAAGAAAATTAGAACTCATTAGAGATTTAGAAAAAGATATTACAAAAGATGCAATTAAGAACAAACAATTTGAAATCTATAATTAA
- a CDS encoding peptidylprolyl isomerase: protein MQLRTNNLKSIINLKQAFIFSFILCANSMFAQEIIPDEDPEPKAEDPKMVKDSLVSAGAQKIDGVAAVVGDYILLDSDVNRTKMQLEAQGVNTSDFSNCELFGKLLEDKLYAHQAIQDSIIVSDIEIQSYVDQQVQGFLQQTNGSMDALLKLYNKEDEKSLREEIFEINKSQKLAQQMQQKIVEEVEVTPEEVRQFFNDIPKDQRPTFGTELRVAQIVVEPQVTEEEKEKVIERLNEMRADVLENGVSFRSKVVLYTDDKASISNGGLYTLNRKRPKMVKEFRQVAFSLKEGEISEPFATEYGYHIIYLEKIRGQEYDVRHILLMPKVSDEEIKKAKEKIDKVREEIVSGEITFAEAASKYSDERETKYDGGQLINPTTQDYNFELTNMDPELYSQIQNLKDDEISYVLKDQDRTGKIKFKILKVSDRVNEHVANYAQDYLKIKELALSEKRLKTIEKWQEETISDTFIKINGEYRDCEFASNWLKK from the coding sequence ATGCAATTAAGAACAAACAATTTGAAATCTATAATTAACCTTAAACAAGCTTTTATTTTTAGCTTTATTTTATGTGCAAATAGTATGTTTGCTCAAGAAATTATTCCAGACGAAGATCCCGAACCAAAAGCAGAAGATCCTAAAATGGTTAAAGATTCATTAGTCTCTGCAGGTGCACAAAAAATAGATGGAGTTGCAGCTGTAGTGGGAGATTACATTCTTTTAGATTCAGATGTAAATAGAACAAAAATGCAATTAGAAGCTCAAGGTGTTAATACTTCAGATTTTTCAAACTGCGAATTATTCGGAAAATTGCTTGAAGATAAATTATATGCACACCAAGCTATTCAAGATAGTATTATTGTTTCAGATATTGAAATTCAATCTTATGTAGATCAGCAAGTACAAGGGTTTTTACAACAAACCAATGGCTCAATGGACGCTTTGTTAAAGTTGTATAATAAGGAAGACGAAAAAAGTTTAAGAGAAGAAATTTTTGAAATTAATAAGAGTCAGAAATTAGCGCAGCAAATGCAACAAAAAATTGTTGAGGAAGTAGAAGTTACTCCAGAAGAAGTGCGTCAGTTTTTTAATGACATTCCAAAAGACCAGCGTCCAACATTCGGTACAGAGTTACGTGTGGCGCAAATTGTAGTAGAGCCTCAAGTGACCGAAGAAGAAAAAGAGAAAGTAATAGAACGTTTAAATGAAATGAGAGCAGATGTGTTAGAAAATGGTGTGAGTTTTCGTTCTAAAGTAGTACTGTATACAGACGATAAAGCTTCCATATCTAATGGAGGTTTATATACGTTAAACCGTAAACGTCCAAAAATGGTAAAAGAATTCAGACAAGTGGCTTTTTCTTTAAAAGAAGGTGAAATATCAGAGCCTTTTGCTACAGAATATGGCTATCATATTATTTACTTAGAAAAAATTAGAGGTCAAGAATACGATGTTCGTCATATACTATTGATGCCTAAAGTTTCTGATGAAGAAATAAAAAAGGCAAAAGAGAAAATTGATAAAGTAAGAGAAGAAATTGTAAGCGGAGAGATTACTTTTGCCGAAGCAGCAAGTAAATATAGTGATGAAAGAGAAACTAAATATGATGGCGGACAATTAATTAATCCGACCACTCAAGATTATAATTTTGAATTAACCAATATGGATCCAGAATTATATAGCCAAATTCAAAATTTAAAAGATGATGAAATTAGTTATGTATTAAAAGATCAAGACCGTACGGGGAAAATTAAATTTAAAATTTTAAAAGTTTCTGACCGTGTGAATGAACACGTTGCTAATTATGCTCAAGATTACCTTAAAATTAAAGAACTAGCATTAAGTGAAAAACGATTAAAAACAATTGAAAAATGGCAGGAAGAAACCATTTCAGATACCTTTATTAAAATTAATGGGGAATATAGAGATTGTGAATTTGCTAGTAATTGGTTAAAAAAATAA
- a CDS encoding AAA family ATPase produces MSDVAAVEQFVKKFGALKTEISKMIIGQDQVIEQILISVFSGGHALLIGVPGLAKTLMVNAISQALGLEFKRIQFTPDLMPSDILGSEVLDESRNFKFIKGPIFSNIILADEINRTPPKTQAALLEAMQERSVTVAGQHYKLNLPYFVLATQNPIEQEGTYPLPEAQLDRFMFAIHLDYPTFQEEVDVVKATTTDKNVTINPLFSADEIVQFQKLIRRVPVADNVIEYAVRMVGKTRPNTTQTSELVKNYLDWGAGPRASQNLILAAKTHAVINGKFSPDIEDVQAVAFGILRHRIIKNYKAEAEGITEEAIIKSLF; encoded by the coding sequence ATGTCAGACGTAGCTGCCGTAGAACAATTTGTTAAAAAATTTGGTGCCTTAAAAACCGAAATATCTAAAATGATAATTGGTCAAGACCAAGTGATTGAACAGATTTTAATTTCTGTGTTCTCTGGTGGTCATGCCTTATTAATAGGAGTCCCTGGTTTAGCAAAAACCTTAATGGTTAATGCAATTTCTCAGGCTCTGGGGTTAGAGTTTAAGCGTATACAGTTTACGCCAGACCTAATGCCTAGCGATATTTTAGGAAGCGAAGTTTTAGACGAAAGCAGAAACTTTAAATTTATTAAAGGCCCTATTTTTTCTAATATTATTCTTGCCGATGAAATTAATAGAACGCCGCCTAAAACACAAGCAGCACTGTTAGAAGCCATGCAAGAACGCTCGGTTACTGTAGCTGGCCAACATTATAAATTAAACTTGCCGTATTTTGTATTAGCGACTCAAAACCCGATTGAGCAAGAAGGAACGTATCCCTTGCCTGAAGCCCAATTAGATCGCTTTATGTTTGCCATTCATTTAGATTATCCTACATTTCAAGAAGAGGTAGATGTGGTTAAAGCAACTACTACAGATAAAAATGTAACGATAAACCCATTGTTTAGTGCCGACGAAATTGTACAATTTCAAAAGTTAATTCGTCGTGTTCCTGTAGCGGATAATGTCATTGAATACGCTGTGAGAATGGTTGGTAAAACAAGACCTAATACAACGCAAACTTCAGAATTAGTGAAAAATTATCTCGATTGGGGAGCGGGACCTCGAGCATCACAAAATTTAATTTTAGCAGCCAAAACTCATGCTGTAATTAATGGTAAATTTTCCCCAGATATTGAAGATGTACAAGCTGTAGCCTTTGGTATTTTAAGGCATAGAATTATTAAAAACTACAAAGCCGAAGCCGAAGGAATTACTGAAGAAGCTATAATTAAAAGTCTGTTTTAA